GGTCAAGTGGGACAACTCCTCCACATCAATGATGGAGCGATGATCATCCTTTTGTCCTTCACGACCAGTCTCACTCGCATCCCATTTTTCATCTTCAGCAGAACTCACCCTCCATTTTATATTTCCTGCTTTCAACATTCTCAATTCCTCCAATTTGTGCAAACGAGAAATTACCCCCACTGGAATAGAAACCGTGGAAAATGCCACATCCAAGTATCTTAAATTACTTAGACCTCCCACCCATTCATATTCCTGGATTTTCTGTTTTAATCCTTCACACccattcaaatctaaaacttgcAACAGTTGGAGCATTCCCAGTGCAGGCAATGATCTCAAGTCCCTACAACCCTGTAACCTAAGCACCCGAAGATGCACCAAACATGACAAGGAATCTGGGAGAGATTCCATTTGATTGCAAGAAAGATCAAGTACGCTAAGATGATCCATGTGTTGCAAGAAATTTGTCGGGGGAATAACTGGGATGATACAAATATTCCTCAATAGCAGTGAGGTTAGTTTTTGGCACCTCCCTCCCAACTCCGGAAACTTCTCTATGCTGGTCCAATAAAATGAAATCCTTGTTGCATTTAGCCACTCATAAGCTTGTGGTGCTTCTCTAACCGTTTCACCAGTCCTTATCAAGAACTTGGGGCTATTGCCATCAGACTCTGAAGAAGTAACAATCCAAAGTGCGAGTTCTCGCATCATGTCATGCATCCTCACACTGCCTTTATGCTCTCCATCTTCCACCATACAAGCAATTTTCAAGCTTGTTATCAGATCCTTACCTTTATTCCTGGCAGCTGTTAGACTACCATATTTGTAATTGTCTACTAATCCCTCTCCAACACAATAATTTAAAATCTCGTGTTCTCCTATGATAAAGTCTTCAGGGAAACAggcaaaataaagaaataggCTCCTAAGCATACCATTCTCCAATCTATCAAAACTGAATTTTAAAGGATCAAATACTTCTTCCTTCATACCTCGGAGATCTGTGGTTGATAGCTCCATTTCCCTTACTGCATTTGCCCACTCCCCGACCCCAAGTCGATTTGCCATTGCGTGACCAACAGTGACAATTGCGAGAGGGAGACCCTTGCATCTTCCAATAATTCTTTTAGCAAAACACTTTATCTCATCGGCAACAACATGGTCACCAGCTACTTCAACAAAGAGCCCCCATGATTCAGCTTCTGATAATGGAtgaatttttattgtttttttagcACCCATATCAGTGCAGGCATCTTTACTTCGACTGGTCACTAGGATCTTACTCCCTTTGTGGGTTCGAGGGTTAGGGATTCCAATCTCCTGGAGCTTTAATTTGCTCCACACATCATccaaaataagaagaaatctCTTCTTCCTTAGGGCATCGAACAATGCTTCAGCCCCAGTATTGTCTGGTAATCCAAGGCGCTTACTGATATAGGTTCGGATATTTCGTATGTTGGGAGTGGCAGACACTGTGATCATTATCACAATCTCGAAAGGTATCCCTTCTTTGGACAAATCTTTTTCAAAGTGATTGTTTACTTCTTTGACCAGAGTGGTTTTGCCTACTCCCCCCATTCCATAAACTCCGATGATGCCAAAATGTGGATCAGGATTAAGTATCCATTCAAGCATCTGCTGCACCATGCGTTCGGTAGATAACTGGTTCTCGATCATTGCGTCGTTTGGAACCTTTATCACAGGCGGCCTTGTCTCTCGCTTTCCTTCCTTGCTTTTGGGAAACGGGTTGACGTCTTTCACTACGTCTTTCACTATCTTTTTAATCAACTTCTCTTCGTCACTGCAATAATAGGAACCCGCAATAGAACAGAGAGGAAacaaaaataacagaaaaaaattaGCCAAAAATTACATAACTGTACGTTAAGAAAATACTACAGAAGTAGCCAAAGATTGTAAGAATATTTAAGAAGTGCAAATTGCATAGCTGAAGTTGCGACAATACAACAAAAAGTATATCTCCCATACATCAGGATTTGAGTAAATAGGTTGTATAGCTGAAGTTGCAAGGTATTATCAGTTTTGTAATGGGTTCATCACTTTTTGTTACAAACAATTCTATTGTCATTTTACCCCTGTTCCAAAACCGATACCTGATTCAGGATCGGCCAGGTATCGGCATCAGCTTTGAACCCTATCCACATAATCGGTGTGTTCTCAATTCTTATAGCCTTTCACAGTCATGTTCTAActtacaagagagagagagagagagagagagagagagagag
This Macadamia integrifolia cultivar HAES 741 chromosome 10, SCU_Mint_v3, whole genome shotgun sequence DNA region includes the following protein-coding sequences:
- the LOC122090874 gene encoding disease resistance protein RPS2-like, translated to MATHTVIPSSSSASGFNYDVILSYQEEEEETIGNNFASKLYASLEKVEIKTFRDDENSKREEQISAVKLKGINESRCAVILFSRNYASSTRCLEELALMMESKEKLGQRVIPVFLMGVQGSDVRRQKGSFEEPFLLHQQRFQFQPEVVERWRSALSVAGELCGFNLKDIPHGDEEKLIKKIVKDVVKDVNPFPKSKEGKRETRPPVIKVPNDAMIENQLSTERMVQQMLEWILNPDPHFGIIGVYGMGGVGKTTLVKEVNNHFEKDLSKEGIPFEIVIMITVSATPNIRNIRTYISKRLGLPDNTGAEALFDALRKKRFLLILDDVWSKLKLQEIGIPNPRTHKGSKILVTSRSKDACTDMGAKKTIKIHPLSEAESWGLFVEVAGDHVVADEIKCFAKRIIGRCKGLPLAIVTVGHAMANRLGVGEWANAVREMELSTTDLRGMKEEVFDPLKFSFDRLENGMLRSLFLYFACFPEDFIIGEHEILNYCVGEGLVDNYKYGSLTAARNKGKDLITSLKIACMVEDGEHKGSVRMHDMMRELALWIVTSSESDGNSPKFLIRTGETVREAPQAYEWLNATRISFYWTSIEKFPELGGRCQKLTSLLLRNICIIPVIPPTNFLQHMDHLSVLDLSCNQMESLPDSLSCLVHLRVLRLQGCRDLRSLPALGMLQLLQVLDLNGCEGLKQKIQEYEWVGGLSNLRYLDVAFSTVSIPVGVISRLHKLEELRMLKAGNIKWRVSSAEDEKWDASETGREGQKDDHRSIIDVEELSHLTCLTSLTISFEDIIISDYFKTLANKIKSLDLYCCRVEKQDALHALNKSQNLQSLTIGNCLGLTCVRIGAMFTDIRNCGDLKEVIDGPYYKDSEVALDGDQDFVGKKKYLHPSKLALFELPKLERICVSLEPRNCFSQLGVIEIWYCKSLKMVFTKGMLHLLNNLEYINVACCERMEVIIGAEEEEEIGGGELEGRVVISPFPRLTALYLRKLPALHDVCSNHILHCPLLTDVVVDDQCPRLKKDPLNIQDRDGRLISRPPMELKYKILVLK